A part of Melittangium boletus DSM 14713 genomic DNA contains:
- a CDS encoding adenylyltransferase/cytidyltransferase family protein: MSTLDKVRRLEDVVAQRERWRAEGKTVALANGIFDLLHVGHVRYLEGARELADHLVVAVNSDASTRAYKGPGRPHIPEGERAEMVAALACTDQVVVFDEPNVRGIIRALKPDVHVKGTDYTPESIPEADEVRAYGGRVAVAGDPKNHSTTELARRLRAERGEPG; the protein is encoded by the coding sequence GTGAGCACGTTGGACAAGGTGCGGCGGCTGGAGGACGTGGTGGCGCAGCGCGAGCGTTGGAGGGCGGAGGGCAAGACGGTGGCGCTGGCCAACGGCATTTTCGATCTGCTGCACGTGGGGCACGTGCGCTACCTGGAGGGGGCTCGGGAACTGGCGGACCATCTGGTGGTGGCGGTGAATTCGGACGCCTCGACGAGGGCGTACAAGGGTCCAGGGCGCCCGCACATCCCCGAGGGAGAACGGGCGGAGATGGTGGCGGCGCTGGCGTGTACGGATCAGGTGGTGGTGTTCGACGAGCCGAACGTGCGCGGGATCATCCGGGCGCTCAAGCCGGACGTGCACGTGAAGGGGACGGACTACACGCCGGAGAGCATCCCCGAGGCGGACGAGGTACGGGCGTACGGAGGGCGGGTGGCGGTCGCGGGAGATCCGAAGAACCACAGCACGACGGAGCTCGCGCGGCGGCTGCGGGCGGAACGAGGCGAGCCCGGATAG
- a CDS encoding YicC/YloC family endoribonuclease, with protein MLKSMTGFGSGRARVGDEEFSVEVRSLNHKFCEVKARLPRELAGLEAALLKQVKERLARGSVEVFIKRQTATAAGTVPVVDVGLAREYARAMREVGEALGVMAEVSWAQVASQPGVMRLEERGMDVESASRAVPAALEQALGALEQMRQVEGEAIRADLDARLGLIEKWSREVAQLAPRSVDEYRQRLAERVAELAQGISVDEQRLAQEVAVFAERTDIAEEMTRLASHLEQFRQLMTGGEPAGRRMDFLVQEMHREVNTTGSKSQHAEISARVVSMKAEVERIREQVQNVE; from the coding sequence ATGTTGAAGAGCATGACCGGATTTGGATCGGGACGTGCGCGAGTCGGGGACGAGGAGTTCTCCGTCGAAGTGCGCTCGCTCAACCATAAGTTCTGTGAGGTGAAGGCGCGGCTGCCGCGGGAGTTGGCGGGGCTGGAAGCGGCGTTGCTCAAGCAGGTGAAGGAACGGCTCGCCCGAGGCTCGGTGGAGGTCTTCATCAAGCGGCAGACGGCAACGGCGGCCGGGACGGTCCCTGTCGTGGATGTGGGGCTGGCGCGCGAGTACGCCCGGGCTATGCGCGAGGTGGGTGAGGCCCTGGGCGTGATGGCCGAGGTGTCGTGGGCCCAGGTGGCCAGCCAGCCGGGGGTGATGCGGCTCGAGGAGCGCGGGATGGATGTGGAGTCCGCGTCGCGAGCCGTTCCCGCCGCATTGGAACAGGCGCTAGGGGCCTTGGAGCAGATGCGTCAGGTCGAGGGCGAGGCGATTCGGGCGGACCTGGACGCACGACTGGGTCTCATCGAGAAATGGAGCCGGGAAGTCGCGCAACTGGCGCCCCGGTCGGTGGACGAGTACCGCCAGCGTCTGGCCGAGCGGGTCGCGGAATTGGCCCAAGGCATCTCGGTGGACGAGCAGCGCCTGGCCCAGGAAGTGGCGGTGTTCGCCGAGCGGACCGACATTGCCGAGGAAATGACGCGGTTGGCGAGCCATTTGGAGCAGTTCCGTCAACTCATGACGGGCGGTGAGCCCGCGGGCCGCCGCATGGACTTCCTGGTGCAGGAGATGCATCGGGAGGTGAACACCACGGGCTCGAAGAGCCAGCACGCGGAGATCTCCGCGCGTGTGGTGTCGATGAAGGCCGAAGTCGAGCGAATCCGCGAACAGGTCCAGAACGTCGAATGA
- a CDS encoding HP0495 family protein, with protein sequence MTGNGHVGDPSPEKEGGQEKKPLIEYPTVYTFKVMGRQAPDFVDYVRGLFRVLMGTEISPDSIQEQPSSKGTYVSLSVSVYLLSEEHRRSIYERLRQESRIVYYL encoded by the coding sequence ATGACGGGAAACGGTCACGTAGGGGATCCCTCCCCGGAGAAAGAGGGCGGGCAGGAAAAAAAGCCGCTCATCGAATACCCGACCGTCTACACCTTCAAGGTGATGGGTCGGCAGGCCCCTGATTTCGTCGACTACGTCCGAGGTCTGTTCCGGGTCCTGATGGGCACCGAGATCTCGCCGGACTCCATTCAGGAGCAACCCAGTAGCAAGGGGACCTATGTGTCTCTAAGCGTCTCCGTCTACCTGCTGTCCGAGGAGCATCGGCGTTCCATCTACGAACGGCTCCGACAAGAGTCGCGGATCGTCTACTACCTCTGA
- a CDS encoding SAM-dependent methyltransferase, with protein MSPAEPFPLYFPGDARRPFGSEAATRRFARVAQLEEGGRVLELGCGSAGLGGVVLAQEFGCSVVVADSDETVLSLLRERVHALALDGRVEVRRVDLSRPAFREGEFDAILCQGRVLVALPDALSTFRPLLAREGRLGLTYPVRVGRVTPRAVLEFWERRLGAPLLLPRELLLHLSQAGFEPESVESLQDAELDTLYRELEPHLLQAPPELATWLREEMALHRESGKATASYAFAVGRRREPGEKPPAARNRG; from the coding sequence ATGAGCCCGGCCGAGCCCTTTCCGCTCTACTTCCCTGGTGACGCTCGGCGTCCTTTTGGCTCCGAAGCCGCGACCCGGCGCTTCGCTCGAGTCGCTCAGCTGGAAGAGGGGGGGCGCGTCCTGGAACTCGGATGCGGCTCCGCTGGTCTTGGCGGAGTCGTGCTCGCCCAGGAGTTCGGCTGCTCGGTCGTGGTCGCGGACTCGGACGAGACGGTACTCTCCCTCCTGCGCGAGCGGGTTCATGCGCTCGCCCTGGACGGCCGGGTCGAGGTCCGACGCGTGGACCTGAGCCGACCCGCTTTTCGTGAAGGCGAGTTCGACGCCATTCTGTGCCAGGGCCGCGTCTTGGTGGCCCTCCCCGATGCCCTGAGCACCTTTCGCCCCTTGCTGGCGCGTGAAGGCCGCCTAGGCTTGACCTATCCGGTTCGGGTGGGCCGGGTGACGCCTCGCGCGGTGCTCGAGTTCTGGGAACGTCGGCTGGGTGCCCCCCTGCTGCTCCCGAGAGAGCTGCTCCTTCACCTGTCCCAGGCGGGCTTCGAACCCGAATCCGTCGAGTCCCTGCAAGACGCCGAACTGGATACCCTCTACCGGGAACTCGAGCCCCACCTCCTTCAAGCTCCTCCCGAGCTCGCCACCTGGTTGCGCGAGGAGATGGCCCTTCACCGGGAGAGTGGCAAGGCCACCGCCAGCTACGCGTTCGCCGTGGGCCGCCGACGGGAGCCGGGCGAGAAGCCTCCGGCCGCTCGTAACCGCGGGTAG
- a CDS encoding PhoH family protein, with protein MRKNFILDTNVLLHDPRSIYGFREHNVIIPIYVIEEIDQFKRDLSELGRNARLVARYLDSFREEGSLKEGVRLPHGGMLRVCFTERSPPLSMADSNLMDNRILSVAIDLMEREPQSPAVFITKDTNLRIRADALGLIAEDYDAERVEITELYTGFTERLVPREMVDQMYKSGAEVEISGQESLAPHQFILLKDETNPSHAAMGRFNATRGRVVPLLRGVKEGTWGIRPRNMEQSFALDLLVNDEIKLVTIVGKAGTGKTLLAIAAGLHKVTEESVYQKLLVSRPVFPLGRDIGYLPGTLEEKMNPWMQPIFDNVEFLMNLSRADKKAGRGYHELIDLGLMEIEALTYIRGRSIPNQYIIIDEAQNLTPHEVKTIITRVGDNTKIILTGDPFQIDNPYVDATSNGLVHVVNRFKNEKIAGHITMAKGERSALAELAANLL; from the coding sequence ATGCGAAAGAACTTCATCCTCGACACCAACGTCCTTCTCCATGACCCGCGCTCCATCTACGGGTTCAGAGAACACAACGTCATCATCCCCATTTACGTCATCGAGGAAATCGATCAGTTCAAGCGTGACCTCTCCGAACTGGGCCGCAACGCGCGCTTGGTGGCGCGCTACCTGGACTCCTTCCGGGAAGAAGGTTCGTTGAAGGAGGGGGTGCGCTTGCCTCATGGTGGCATGTTGCGTGTGTGTTTCACGGAGCGTTCGCCTCCACTGTCCATGGCGGACAGCAACCTGATGGACAATCGAATCCTATCGGTGGCCATCGACTTGATGGAGCGTGAGCCCCAGTCGCCCGCCGTCTTCATCACCAAGGACACCAATCTGCGCATTCGCGCGGACGCCCTGGGCCTTATCGCCGAGGACTATGACGCCGAGCGCGTCGAGATCACCGAGCTCTATACCGGCTTCACCGAGCGTTTGGTTCCCCGGGAGATGGTGGATCAGATGTACAAGTCCGGCGCCGAGGTGGAAATCTCCGGCCAGGAGTCACTCGCGCCACACCAATTCATCTTGCTCAAGGACGAGACGAACCCGTCCCACGCCGCCATGGGCCGCTTCAACGCCACCCGCGGTCGGGTGGTCCCCCTCCTGCGGGGCGTCAAGGAGGGGACCTGGGGTATCCGCCCTCGGAACATGGAGCAGAGCTTCGCTCTGGACCTGCTCGTGAACGACGAGATCAAGCTCGTCACCATCGTGGGCAAGGCAGGTACCGGCAAAACCCTGTTGGCCATCGCGGCGGGACTCCACAAGGTGACCGAGGAGTCCGTCTACCAGAAGCTCCTGGTCAGTCGGCCCGTCTTCCCCCTGGGGCGCGACATCGGCTACCTGCCAGGTACCCTGGAAGAGAAGATGAACCCCTGGATGCAGCCCATCTTCGACAACGTCGAGTTCTTGATGAACCTCAGCCGCGCCGACAAGAAGGCGGGCCGCGGCTACCATGAACTCATCGACCTGGGGTTGATGGAGATCGAGGCGCTGACCTACATCCGTGGCCGCAGTATCCCCAACCAGTACATCATCATCGACGAGGCCCAGAACCTCACCCCCCATGAGGTCAAGACCATCATCACCCGCGTGGGCGACAACACGAAAATCATTCTCACGGGGGACCCGTTCCAGATAGACAACCCCTACGTGGATGCCACCAGCAACGGGCTCGTCCATGTGGTGAACCGGTTCAAGAACGAGAAGATCGCGGGCCATATCACCATGGCCAAGGGCGAGCGCAGCGCCCTGGCCGAACTCGCCGCCAATCTCCTCTAG
- a CDS encoding diacylglycerol/lipid kinase family protein has translation MLVQPLRSLDTRPSPSQLRAPGHKVAVLLNANARRVDAQVVKSLSHVVPEQDLFLSRSELDCRRIVNTVLERNYPVVFTGGGDGTFLGFVNEVYRQLETRRFAGKRAPRFGVLKLGTGNGLATYVNSGQGMSGHVRDVMWAREGKVPGHRRMDLLLVDGKRTPFAGLGVDGKLLNDYVWVKSNLGRGVFKQMLSGPGGYFSAVAFKTVPHYLANSTWVECEVTNGSASEAWRVGPDGMPVGEPIAPGKTLFKGSLMMAAAATMPFYGYGFRMFPFAGERRGMMQLRLGQLRAPSILANLPKLWAGRWFPEGLRDFYAREVHIRFATPMPFQVGGDAAGYREEVTLSVAPEPVELLDFQAPRQ, from the coding sequence ATGTTGGTCCAGCCCCTGCGATCCTTGGATACGCGCCCGAGTCCGTCCCAGTTGAGGGCGCCAGGGCACAAGGTCGCGGTGTTGCTGAACGCCAATGCCCGCCGGGTGGATGCGCAGGTGGTGAAGTCCCTGTCGCACGTGGTTCCGGAGCAGGACCTGTTCCTGTCCCGCTCGGAACTGGACTGCCGGCGCATCGTGAACACGGTGCTCGAGAGGAACTACCCGGTGGTGTTCACGGGAGGAGGAGACGGCACCTTCCTGGGCTTCGTGAACGAGGTGTACCGCCAGTTGGAAACCCGCCGGTTCGCGGGCAAGAGGGCCCCTCGCTTCGGGGTGCTGAAGCTGGGGACGGGGAACGGCCTGGCCACGTACGTGAACTCCGGCCAGGGCATGTCGGGCCATGTACGAGACGTGATGTGGGCGCGCGAGGGAAAGGTGCCGGGCCACCGGCGGATGGATCTGCTGCTGGTGGATGGCAAGCGCACGCCCTTCGCGGGTCTCGGCGTGGATGGGAAGCTGCTCAACGACTACGTCTGGGTGAAGAGCAATCTGGGCCGGGGCGTCTTCAAGCAGATGCTGTCGGGCCCGGGCGGGTATTTCTCGGCGGTGGCCTTCAAGACGGTGCCGCACTACCTGGCGAACTCGACCTGGGTGGAGTGCGAGGTCACCAATGGGTCGGCGAGTGAGGCTTGGCGCGTGGGCCCTGACGGCATGCCCGTGGGCGAGCCCATCGCTCCTGGGAAGACGCTCTTCAAGGGTTCCTTGATGATGGCGGCGGCGGCGACGATGCCCTTTTATGGGTACGGCTTCCGGATGTTCCCATTCGCGGGCGAGCGCCGGGGAATGATGCAGTTGCGCCTGGGCCAGCTGCGGGCCCCGAGCATCCTGGCGAACCTTCCCAAGCTGTGGGCGGGCCGCTGGTTCCCCGAGGGCCTGCGTGACTTCTACGCGCGAGAGGTCCACATCCGCTTCGCCACGCCGATGCCGTTCCAGGTGGGCGGAGACGCGGCCGGCTACCGTGAAGAGGTGACGCTGAGCGTGGCGCCCGAACCGGTGGAACTGCTGGATTTCCAAGCACCCAGGCAGTGA
- the greB gene encoding transcription elongation factor GreB, which translates to MRRDTRSADESSDSEDSEAEDSQPSSPRRYLTRVGAERMHKELLRLLNEERPKVTAEVSAAAAQGDRSENAEYIYGKKRLREIDRRLRFLQKRLDTATIVSPTEQSDPERIYFGATVTLEDEEGSLATYQIVGSDEIDASGGRISIESPLARALLRKRVGDSVEVVRPRGEVEYTVVRIRYL; encoded by the coding sequence ATGCGCCGCGACACCCGCTCCGCCGACGAGAGTTCTGATAGTGAGGACAGCGAAGCGGAGGACTCGCAGCCATCAAGTCCTCGCCGCTATCTCACTCGCGTTGGGGCCGAGCGCATGCACAAGGAACTGCTGCGTCTCCTCAATGAGGAGCGGCCCAAGGTGACGGCCGAGGTATCTGCCGCCGCAGCACAGGGAGATCGTTCGGAGAACGCCGAGTACATCTACGGCAAGAAGCGCTTGAGAGAGATCGATCGGCGTCTGCGTTTTCTTCAGAAACGCCTGGATACCGCAACCATCGTCTCGCCCACGGAGCAGAGCGATCCCGAGCGCATTTATTTTGGAGCGACCGTCACCCTTGAGGATGAGGAGGGGAGCCTCGCGACCTACCAGATCGTCGGCTCGGATGAGATCGATGCCTCGGGGGGAAGGATCAGCATCGAATCGCCCCTTGCTCGGGCGCTTCTGCGCAAGCGGGTCGGAGACTCCGTCGAAGTCGTCCGTCCACGTGGGGAAGTTGAATACACCGTCGTGCGGATTCGATATCTCTAG
- a CDS encoding bifunctional heptose 7-phosphate kinase/heptose 1-phosphate adenyltransferase: MAAALPSRVIPSLAQLPLAFARRRVLLVGDLVADHYIYGQTDRVSREAPVLIVRHESSEVKLGGGANVAANVRALSGQVTVVGVLGADEMGRALRGLFDEAGVRLNAVSARGVETETKTRILAGGMSTTRQQMLRLDRGQRGPLPPKLRRALVKKVEEAARDVDAVVVSDYGAGVVGDEMREALRGLAADGLPVCVDSRYSLASFTGMTVCKPNEPELQSLVGRALRTDAEVMEAGHEVVRRLRCRALLVTRGRHGMVLFDEKGGVERVPVHGAKEAVDVTGAGDTVIAAFALGLAAGGGYGDAARLANVAGALAVQKMGTATVARDELLGELRSLR, from the coding sequence ATGGCTGCCGCGTTGCCCTCCCGAGTGATTCCGTCCCTGGCCCAGCTTCCCCTGGCATTCGCGCGCCGCAGGGTGCTGCTGGTGGGGGACCTGGTCGCGGACCATTACATCTACGGCCAGACGGACCGGGTGAGCCGGGAGGCACCGGTGCTGATCGTCCGCCACGAGTCCTCCGAGGTGAAGCTGGGAGGAGGGGCGAACGTGGCGGCGAACGTGCGAGCGCTCTCGGGGCAGGTGACGGTGGTGGGGGTGTTGGGCGCGGATGAAATGGGCCGGGCGCTGCGCGGGCTGTTCGACGAGGCGGGCGTGCGGTTGAACGCGGTGAGCGCCCGGGGTGTGGAGACGGAGACGAAGACGCGCATCCTGGCGGGAGGGATGAGCACGACCCGGCAGCAGATGCTGCGACTGGACCGGGGTCAGCGAGGCCCGCTGCCGCCGAAACTTCGGCGTGCCCTGGTGAAGAAGGTGGAGGAGGCGGCGCGGGACGTGGACGCGGTGGTGGTGTCGGACTACGGCGCGGGGGTGGTGGGGGATGAGATGCGCGAGGCCTTGCGCGGCCTGGCGGCGGACGGGTTGCCGGTGTGCGTGGACAGCCGCTACAGCTTGGCGTCCTTCACGGGGATGACGGTGTGCAAGCCGAACGAGCCGGAGCTGCAGTCGTTGGTGGGCCGGGCGCTGCGAACGGACGCGGAGGTGATGGAGGCGGGGCATGAAGTGGTGCGTCGGCTGCGGTGTCGGGCGCTGCTGGTGACGCGAGGCCGGCACGGCATGGTGCTCTTCGACGAGAAGGGGGGCGTGGAGCGGGTGCCGGTGCATGGTGCGAAGGAGGCGGTGGACGTCACGGGGGCGGGAGACACGGTGATCGCGGCGTTCGCGTTGGGGTTGGCGGCTGGAGGCGGGTATGGCGACGCGGCGCGGTTGGCGAACGTGGCGGGGGCGCTGGCGGTGCAGAAGATGGGGACGGCGACGGTGGCGCGAGACGAATTGCTGGGCGAGCTGAGGAGCCTGCGGTGA
- a CDS encoding Trm112 family protein, translating into MRLPEWVLKTLACPECNGPLTEPGSLEERPAGEELRCRGCGLAYPVRDGVPQLLSEEARRPSGR; encoded by the coding sequence ATGCGTCTTCCCGAGTGGGTGTTGAAAACGCTCGCGTGTCCTGAGTGCAACGGGCCGCTCACCGAACCGGGCTCCCTGGAGGAGCGCCCCGCCGGAGAGGAACTGCGCTGTAGGGGCTGCGGCCTCGCGTATCCCGTTCGGGACGGAGTGCCGCAACTGTTGTCCGAGGAGGCGCGTCGGCCGTCAGGACGTTGA
- a CDS encoding glycosyltransferase family 9 protein, with the protein MVWHKRLEYWAKLALALVASALLWRPGRRRTAETPLPFPRRILLVRIDNRVGEALLTTPLLSALKASSRPPEVHVLAHAKVARVLAGHPEADRIIPFNRRLLWLGALAPGIRALRRERYDVVVDCANWSTPSVTSAIVSRLVGPKALVVGPRMWPVQKLHSLSVPARADTTQESLQRLHLLSPFVDDSRPARMSFRRPLISEKFHTWLEAGAGSPRAVVNPGGRLGWRRIPPQAFAAAARALIASGRTPIVTWGPGEEELAKTVVAAAPGAQLAPPTNIDELAALMRDAGLTLCNNTGPMHLSVAVGAPTLGLFLRMDMARWGHPYPPHRMVDLTPVVDSGGDIEARVFEEVRSFADSLQVRASTS; encoded by the coding sequence ATGGTCTGGCACAAGCGGCTCGAATACTGGGCGAAACTGGCACTCGCTCTCGTGGCATCCGCCCTTCTCTGGCGCCCCGGACGGCGACGGACGGCGGAAACACCCCTCCCCTTCCCCCGGCGCATCCTCCTGGTCCGGATCGACAACCGGGTGGGAGAAGCCCTCCTCACCACTCCCCTGCTGTCCGCCCTCAAGGCCTCCTCACGCCCTCCCGAGGTGCATGTCCTCGCCCACGCCAAGGTCGCCCGCGTACTCGCCGGACACCCCGAGGCCGATCGGATCATCCCCTTCAACCGGCGCCTGCTGTGGCTCGGGGCTCTCGCCCCCGGCATCCGTGCCTTGCGGCGCGAGCGCTATGACGTCGTCGTCGACTGCGCCAACTGGTCCACTCCCTCCGTGACCTCCGCCATCGTCTCGCGACTCGTGGGGCCCAAGGCACTCGTCGTCGGTCCACGAATGTGGCCCGTCCAGAAACTGCACTCGCTGTCCGTGCCTGCTCGCGCTGACACAACCCAGGAGTCGCTCCAGCGCCTCCATCTGCTCTCCCCCTTCGTGGATGACTCCCGCCCCGCGCGGATGTCCTTCCGCCGCCCCCTCATCAGCGAGAAGTTCCATACCTGGCTCGAGGCCGGTGCGGGCTCACCCCGCGCCGTGGTCAACCCCGGCGGACGGCTCGGTTGGCGTCGCATCCCGCCCCAGGCCTTCGCCGCCGCCGCCCGGGCCCTCATCGCCTCGGGACGTACGCCCATCGTCACCTGGGGTCCCGGAGAAGAGGAGCTCGCCAAAACCGTGGTCGCCGCCGCTCCAGGCGCACAGCTCGCTCCCCCCACCAATATCGACGAGCTGGCCGCCCTCATGCGCGATGCCGGACTCACCCTCTGTAACAACACCGGCCCCATGCACCTGTCCGTGGCCGTCGGCGCTCCCACGCTCGGACTCTTCCTCCGCATGGACATGGCCCGCTGGGGTCATCCCTACCCACCCCACCGCATGGTCGACCTCACTCCCGTGGTCGACTCGGGAGGAGATATCGAGGCGCGCGTCTTCGAGGAGGTCCGTTCCTTCGCCGACAGCCTCCAGGTCCGCGCCTCAACGTCCTGA
- the gmk gene encoding guanylate kinase, whose product MNEPTPLQPGLLLVLSAPSGTGKTTLARQLLTELPDAIFSISVTTRQPRGREKDGVDYHFVDVASFQERIERGEFVEWAEVYGHFYGSSQAVVDEARAKRGVAIFDIDVQGGLAIKRKNPDAVRVFVVPPSLEELERRLRERGTDAEDTIRRRMLAARSEIERGVASYDYIIVNDDFDRAYRDLRSVVVAERCRQGRVDLSRLGLEKTGV is encoded by the coding sequence ATGAACGAGCCCACTCCTCTCCAACCCGGTCTCCTGCTTGTCCTCTCCGCTCCTTCGGGAACGGGGAAGACGACCTTGGCGCGGCAACTACTGACCGAACTGCCGGACGCCATCTTCTCCATCAGCGTGACGACGCGGCAGCCCCGAGGTCGAGAGAAGGATGGCGTGGATTACCACTTCGTGGACGTCGCTTCTTTCCAGGAGCGGATCGAGCGGGGGGAGTTCGTGGAATGGGCCGAGGTCTACGGCCATTTCTATGGCAGCTCCCAGGCCGTGGTGGATGAAGCCCGAGCCAAGCGCGGGGTCGCGATCTTCGACATCGACGTGCAGGGCGGGCTCGCGATCAAGCGCAAGAACCCCGACGCGGTGCGCGTCTTCGTGGTTCCGCCTTCTTTAGAGGAGCTTGAGCGTCGCCTGCGCGAGCGAGGGACCGACGCGGAGGACACCATTCGCCGACGGATGCTGGCGGCTCGCTCGGAGATCGAGCGAGGCGTGGCTTCGTACGACTACATCATCGTGAATGACGATTTCGATCGGGCCTACCGGGATTTGCGGTCTGTGGTGGTCGCGGAACGCTGCAGACAGGGGCGGGTGGATCTCTCTCGGCTCGGCCTGGAGAAGACTGGAGTTTGA
- the lpxK gene encoding tetraacyldisaccharide 4'-kinase, with translation MLAPLEVASWAYCAGVRLRGALYDRGMLRGERVEGLRVISVGNLNVGGTGKTPAVLYLAELLVREGRRVGILTRGYGRGTKEPVTFVGGERLPSVEEAGDEPLLLARRCPGVRVLVGADRRALARRARDEFGLEVVLLDDGFQHRRLARDEDVVVVDEAVGFGNGRMLPRGPLREPLSGLNRATLLWVRTAAGTGEGKRIPARAPRVRTRYRPTAWMDPGGALHPPDALVGQPVLALAGLARPGGFLRTLGELGADIRGTALFADHHPFHARELHEVRTRAASLGARVVTTEKDLVRLPEGFEAWTVRLGVEVLEGEEHLRRALGLG, from the coding sequence ATGCTCGCACCGCTCGAGGTGGCGTCCTGGGCCTACTGCGCGGGCGTCCGGCTGAGAGGCGCGCTCTACGACAGGGGGATGTTGCGCGGCGAGCGGGTGGAGGGCCTGCGGGTCATCTCGGTGGGCAATCTGAACGTGGGTGGGACGGGGAAGACGCCCGCGGTGCTGTACCTGGCGGAACTGCTGGTTCGAGAGGGTCGGCGGGTAGGCATCCTGACGCGCGGGTATGGCCGGGGGACGAAGGAGCCGGTGACCTTCGTGGGAGGCGAGCGCCTGCCGTCGGTGGAGGAGGCGGGCGACGAGCCCTTGTTACTGGCGCGCCGGTGTCCGGGCGTGCGGGTGTTGGTGGGGGCGGACCGTCGGGCGTTGGCGCGCCGGGCGCGGGACGAGTTCGGGCTGGAGGTGGTGCTGTTGGACGATGGCTTCCAGCATCGGCGCCTGGCGAGGGACGAGGACGTGGTGGTGGTGGACGAGGCGGTGGGGTTCGGCAATGGCCGGATGTTGCCGAGGGGCCCGTTGCGCGAGCCCTTGTCGGGATTGAACCGGGCCACGCTCCTCTGGGTGCGCACGGCGGCGGGGACGGGGGAGGGGAAGCGGATTCCCGCGAGGGCGCCGCGGGTGCGGACGCGTTATCGGCCCACGGCCTGGATGGATCCAGGGGGCGCGCTGCATCCGCCGGACGCACTGGTGGGGCAACCGGTGCTGGCGTTGGCGGGACTCGCGCGGCCCGGAGGTTTCCTGCGGACGCTGGGCGAGTTGGGCGCGGACATCCGGGGCACGGCGTTGTTCGCGGACCATCATCCATTCCATGCGAGGGAACTTCACGAGGTCCGCACCCGGGCGGCGAGCTTGGGGGCGCGGGTGGTGACGACGGAGAAGGACCTGGTGCGGCTGCCCGAGGGCTTCGAGGCCTGGACGGTGCGACTGGGGGTGGAGGTGCTCGAGGGTGAGGAGCACCTGCGCCGGGCATTGGGACTTGGGTAG